A segment of the Candidatus Pelagisphaera phototrophica genome:
AGAAAGTGGAGAAACCACAGGGGGATCCGATCAACTCTACACGGGAGAAGGCAATGTATTCATAATTACTGACACCGACTGGCTACTCGACCAGTTTTCCATCCAGCGTCAAAACTTCCTCGGCATGATGACCATTCAGCCAATCAATGACAACTTGACCATGGGTACAAACGTCATCGAGTTCCTTGGCGGAAGTCAGGATCTGATTGGCATCCGCAGCAAAGGAGAAGAGGCCAGATCGTTCGACCGCGTCCAAGCGATGGAAGTTGAAGCTCAGAAACAATATCAAATCAAGCTTCAGGAAGTTGAGGAAAAGATCTCCGAAATGAATCAGGAGATACAGCAACTAGTAACCCAACAACAGGGCACAGGATTAATCGTTGCGGGCCCAGAGCTTACAAACGCCTTGCAGGAGCTTCGGGAAAACGAAGCGAACATGAGAGCAGAAAGACGTGTCATTCGGCGTGAACTACGAAAAGACATCGACGCCCTCAAGTGGAAGCTAGTATCCTTGAATATCGGATACTCGCCCATTGGTCTCGTCATATTCGGTTTTATTTTCTACCGCATGCGTAAACAAAAAGCACGCTAAGACTTACAATGAATATAAAGCATTTATACATCAGCGCTGGAGTCCTTGCTGTCCTTGCAATCATCACCAGCATTTTAACTCGCACTAGCAGTGCCCCCTTGCTCGACGAACGCGTGGGCTCTAATGTAGTCGACCCCGCGAATCTTCGCGACACCGCAAAAATCGTTGTCGAAACCGATGGCGAGAAGATCACGCTTGTCAATGACGAGGAAAAAAAGGCCTGGGTACTGGAAGAGAAACACAGTCTTCCCACCAGTTATAATCGTATCTCACAACTAGCCCGGAATGTTTCCGAAGCGAAGCTTCAAAGACTTGTGAGTGAAAACCCGGATAGGATCGCTACCTTAGGCTTTGAGGGAGGTGACCGCATTCAGTTCATCGACAAACTCGATAACGATATCGTTGCCTTCGGGCTCGGCAAGGAGACCGAAAACGGACGCCAGTTCCTCCGCTTCAATGGCGAGGAAAAGGCATTTCTAGTGAATACGACCTTCTACATTGACTCCAATCTCGACTCTTGGCTGGAGAAAAAACTGGTTACCTTCGAAGCGAGCGACGTGACAGCGATCACCGCTACAATGCAAAACGGAGACAAGCTTTCGGCAACTCGCGACAATGCCGACTCGGACTGGACCACAGATGACTCGCTTCCGGAAAAGAAAATCCTGAACCAGAGCTCTGTTGGACAAATAGCGTCGAAATTTGCCGGGCTCAGCTTCACCGCCACCGCAGACAAAGATGGACCCAACGTAGTCGCTGCTCGTGAGAACAGCCATCAATTCGATCTCCAACTGAACAACGGCAAAAGCTATCAGTTTAAAATCGGACGCCAACCGGAAGTGAAGATAGAGAAGGAAGTCGAAAAGGAAGACGAGAACGGGGAGAAGACTACGGAAATGGAAGAAGAGGTGGTGACACCAGAAGGCCCGGTCTACTTCTTTATTTCACCCAGTGATGCAAGCGATCCAGTTAACGAATACATGAGCCGATCTGCATTCGAAGTGAGTTCTTACCAATTCACCAGTCTGCCAGAATCTTTGGATGCCCTGATCTCTGACGCCCCTGAACCGGTTGAAGAGACGCCCGCCCCCTTAGTGGTTCCTCGTGCCGAGGAATCGCCCTAAGCCGGGTTTAAAACCAATTAATTTGCCAAGGCCGGTCCTCACCAGAGAGTCGGCCTTTTATTGTATTGTGCCCATTGACACCTCGATTTCCTAATCCTCGATGAGCTGCTTCTTTAGCCCCAAGACATCTGTTTGCAATTCCTTAGCCAAAGCCTTGCGATCACTTCGAGCGAGCCTTACAGAGTAAGCTGATGTCGGCTAAGGAGGAATAAATTCCTTAACCCGGGAATTCCGAGTTGATTCACTTTGGAAGGTCGATATGGGTACAAGAGAAACGCTAAAATGCGATCTTTAAACGAAAAAATTTACAACGATACCCAACTGTCTATCTAGTCGAAAACGCCGACCTGAAATATTGCCCATTCGTGCCGCAAATTTCGCAACCACCTAGGCTAAAGAGAGCTTAGATGCTGAATCGCGGAAACTAAAACTGCATTTCTTTCGCCTTCTCGAATGCTTCCATGGCTTCCGGCAAATAAGAGTGGAGCGCATCCAACCGCTCTTGGGAAGACGGGTGAGTCGAGTTCCAAGGCGTACCTCCGCCGCCGCCCGGACTCATCTCAGCCATTTTTTCCATAACCTTGATCGCCGCATTGGGATTATAACCCGCGCGAGCCATATACATAATTCCGATTTGGTCCGCTTCGGATTCTTTTGCCCGGTCCCATGCAGCAAGTTGACCCGTCAAGGAGGGGTCTAACACTAGTCCGCTCAGTCCTCCCGAAAAAATCGATGAGACGCCTGAACCGGCTTTCATTATCCCAGCCTGAGACATCCGTTCGTGCGTATGACGCGCGGTCACATGGGCGATTTCATGAGCAATCACCGACGCCAGTTCGTCTTCGGACTGGACCATGCCGAACAGACCCGAAAATACTCCGACCTTACCGCCTGGCATCGCGAAAGCGTTAATCTGGCCTGGAACGTCAAAGACAATGAACTCCCACTCCGCTAGTGGCATGTCCCAGAACACTTGCTGTGAAATCCGTTCAGAAACGTTCAGCAACCAATCGTTCATGCGCGGATCGTTCGACTTCGGATACTGCGCTTTCATTTGTTCAAACGCCACCTTGGTCATCTTCACCACCTCGGTATCCGACATGAGGTTGATTTGACGGCGCCCCGTCACTGGCACAGTGCTGCAGCTTGAAAAGGTTATGGCTACTAGCGACGCGATCGCTATCATTCGCAGTTTCATTATCGAGTCCATAGATTGTTCAATCACGCCTTATAGTACGGACGAAGCTCACTTTCGGATTAACTAACTTACCTTTCGACCCGTCAACCGCAATAGGGATCCAAGGAGACCAATCTCGGTCTAATTCAATAAAATTTAAATCGTTTCCCTGTTATAAATCCCTGCGAAGCGAACCAAACGTAAAATTCGAAAAACTCCGTTTATCAAAAATGGGGCTCAAAGCGAATGCAGCGTAAAAATAGATGAATCCAAACACCCCGTAAAATCGTAACTTTACCCTGGGAGGCTTTGCAATTAAGCCTTCCCAGCTGCAATATTTGAACGTAGAGTACTCTTGAGGTAGATTGACCTGTATCAAAGCCGTTCACGCGATCAGTAAAAGGAGAAGAAAATCAGTATGCCGGACATGGAAGAGAACCATCAAAACCCTCGGAAGCACAGAGTTATCCACTGGAATCCAGAGGATGAGGATGCGGCTGAAAGAGCACGGTCCTCAAAACGTAAATTGATAGCGGTAGGCGTATCAGCCGCCGTTTTCGTTGTCCTGCTAGTCAGCGTGATCGCATTGTGGGAAAATCCGGACGAAGACGCCAAGGCCCTGACAGACCGACTCGGGCTTACTGACGAGACCGTGCCGGAAGTCACTTTCCAGCAAGCGTTCGCAAGCCGGTCCAAAGCGGATCTTGAGCTTGAAACCTCCAACAGTGGATTGGAGAAAATTCGCCAAATGCGGGTCAATCACCCGGTTCTCACAACAAAATTAGTCGCGGTGGAACGCGAGTTCTTGCAGGGCGAAGACCTCATGAAGCGAAAAGCCTTCGATCGGGCGTTTGAAACCTTCAAAGGGGTCAACGTGCAAATCGAGGACTTTTCGAATTTGGTGGAGGCAAAGCTCGCTACCCAGGAGATGTACGACAACTTCTTGACTCGTGTCGACGAGCTAAAGCCTTCTAAACACCTGAATCAAGAAGCCTATGACGATGCTTTCGACGCCGCCAGCGCCGGGAAGCAGTTTCTCACTGAAGGCTCGTTCACCGCATCTAAAACTAAATTAACGGAGGCAACGGACAAACTCCAGGCACTTGCGGACTCCATATCCAACT
Coding sequences within it:
- a CDS encoding DUF4340 domain-containing protein; its protein translation is MNIKHLYISAGVLAVLAIITSILTRTSSAPLLDERVGSNVVDPANLRDTAKIVVETDGEKITLVNDEEKKAWVLEEKHSLPTSYNRISQLARNVSEAKLQRLVSENPDRIATLGFEGGDRIQFIDKLDNDIVAFGLGKETENGRQFLRFNGEEKAFLVNTTFYIDSNLDSWLEKKLVTFEASDVTAITATMQNGDKLSATRDNADSDWTTDDSLPEKKILNQSSVGQIASKFAGLSFTATADKDGPNVVAARENSHQFDLQLNNGKSYQFKIGRQPEVKIEKEVEKEDENGEKTTEMEEEVVTPEGPVYFFISPSDASDPVNEYMSRSAFEVSSYQFTSLPESLDALISDAPEPVEETPAPLVVPRAEESP
- a CDS encoding M48 family metallopeptidase — encoded protein: MDSIMKLRMIAIASLVAITFSSCSTVPVTGRRQINLMSDTEVVKMTKVAFEQMKAQYPKSNDPRMNDWLLNVSERISQQVFWDMPLAEWEFIVFDVPGQINAFAMPGGKVGVFSGLFGMVQSEDELASVIAHEIAHVTARHTHERMSQAGIMKAGSGVSSIFSGGLSGLVLDPSLTGQLAAWDRAKESEADQIGIMYMARAGYNPNAAIKVMEKMAEMSPGGGGGTPWNSTHPSSQERLDALHSYLPEAMEAFEKAKEMQF